The segment GCTAAGGGTTATTTCAGAAATGAGTGGCGACAACACAGACATGCCTTGTACATGTgccagtgaaataaaaaaaagccagaTGACATTCAGCAAAGCCAGAAAAGACTTTAATGAGTGGACAACAAAGGCGTCTCCTCATCATACCAGAGTCACAGACGGCTTGTTCTTTGCACAAAtctaaaaaaagagaagcttaACACAGACTAACAGCCAGACTTGTTCCTGTCCATGAGCcaggacagagaggagcagaagagagacaaacacattGGTACTTAAAATTAAAGACACACCCTTTTGACAGGTTGACACCTGGGAGCTTGTAACAACTTGTTATATAATTTTTTGGGTAATTCAAATTGTGCAACAGTTATTAAGTAAAGAGGTTGAGCTGGTGTAACCGCTGGATCTCCTTAATTATGTCACCAccacaaacatatttttattatgttttcagTGTTAAAAGATGACAGATTCGTTGATAGGTTCTGCTTTCtttcaaattctttttttttttttttcttttaaagttatgtttttggcctttttgcctttattagatagtacagctgaagagagacaggaaatgtggggagtagagagtgggggaagacatgcaggaaatggtcgactggccgggaatggaaccggcgacccctgcgacgaggactgcagcctctgtacatggggtgcttagaccgctaggccaccagcaacccCTTTCTTTCCAATtcttattgattgatttttctttttatgtcgATGAAAGAAAGTTCATCAATTCATTATTTCAATACAAAGAAGCTCTTCTTGGTTCCTTTAATAGAAAGAGGCTGATGTTGTAAAACGTTGTGTAAAATCCTTCATAAACAGACACAGTGGCCACTCATCTAAGCATCTGCTCGACGCACCCTGAGATGATCCTCTGAGAAATAAAGTACAAAACCAGCCTGCAGATGGAGCCAGAGGTTTAAAGTGCTGCCTGTCATTTGATACAACTGAAGCTCTCCTCTTTCCAAATCTGAGTGTAACTAAACTATTTGTGCATAAAACTTGAGTGCCAGATTAAATGGAGATACTTTTACCCTAGATTGTTAGTGCAGAGGCAGAAATGTTTATCTAACATGGAGGTCCAAAGATCAAAATCTCTCTTTATAATGTGATTCATACACCACCCCATAGCCTAAGAACTAACACCATGTGTAAAGAACTTAACATAATCGACTGTGAAATATGTGAAACCAAGATAAAAGATAATATTGAGGGGAGGaaaaaagcatatcagaaaaattcagaaaaacaaagagagcaaaACTTACCAGTGAAGCCTCAGTGCATGCAAGAAGGCTGACAGGCCTTCCATTATAAGTAGAATGGCAACTGTGAGAACAGCAAAGAAGTAAAAGACTACAGCCACGAGGATAAAGCCTCCAAGTTTGCTGGTGGTGGAGAGGCCGATGTGCATCACCATGGACCACAGCACCTCTGACAACTCTGTACAAGGGACAAAGATAGCAAGTCAATATGTGTGTCCATTTCTCTTCATCAAAATGTGACAGTTGATatcatttattgttatttagtgaaacctgttttgtttctttaaagggAGATAGAGTGTGACTTACGTGCATGAGCCAGACTGAGGGCCCATAGCCTCAGATAGGAGGCAGTGTTGGAGATACAGCCCAAGCAGTACTCTATGGTGTGGATCGCCTGATGCACGGCCACATCTCCAAAGTTAAACTGTGAGACAGAGACATAACATCAGAAGATAAGTCAGCCCCATGTCAGCCCCCAGTCCCTGCACAATGGAGAGGTCTGGTTCATCGTGTGTGCGTGATCATGAACTGATAAGAAAGCTGTTCCCCCCAAAACACCTGTAAAGCTCCAAAAATTAGAAGGGGTGTAAACCTCTGAGAACCCTTTTAACCCAAAGATCAGCTGCCCTACTGATGCCCCATGCACATCATGACTGGAAGAGAGCACGGTCCTGCTGGCACCCGTAGTTTGAGGACCAATCCAACAACTGACTCCTGGAGAAAACACCGACCAAACACCGACTAACCATTCcgaacacactcacagacaccaCTAAGACACCCTACAAAGACGACTAAGCCAGGGGACAGAGAAAGGAACGTTTGAAAGACATGCACTATGACGGGAGAGGAAAGGGTTGCAGGGTTGAAGTGCAGAAAGAGCTCCAGTCctacctcttcctcctcacggGCCTTGAGAGCAGGTGACAAAAGGCAACGCTTTGTTAttgacagcaaacacacacagagaccgaCAGACAGACATCAGTAAATGGGAAAGCAACAAGAGAAATCAGTTACATACTTACAAGGGAAAGAGGATGAACTCAACACTTAAGGATGACAACACTGCAACACGTGCTACTAGGGTATTAAATATTACAACACAGGAGTATGCAAGAGTTTCTTTTTATCTTTGGAAAGACATAAGATGTTCAAGTTTTTCCCAAGATAAATTATGCTGGATATTTCTAACCATCTACAAGCGAATGAAGCCCAAActggacaaaataaaaataaagagccACTCCATACATTTAAtatcaaattaaattacatttcttCATTTAAACTCTAAATGGCACTCAAAGTAAGCAAAGAGTAGCAGTGTGGTGCTTGTTAAACTATTTCTCCAAACTGGGccttgatttattatttatgtaatcCTCTGCTCCAGTGGAAGTGGAAACATGATGTATCGGTTTCTGTTTCCAAATGTGGCTGTGTTCGTACATTATTCAAAGATGGGAGTAGCTCCTATAACCTATACCCACTCCTCCACCCCTCTCACTGAGCTCCTGGCCAGCCTTACAGACTTGGGTCATGTCTCCTCCTTACCTCAGGCTCCTCCTCTGAGTGCTGTGACAACTGGTCATGCTGGATGATTTCTGCCTCATCCTCTGTAGGCCCGTTGCCAACTCTGATCCCTCCAAAGTTTTGTGTACcctgaagcagaagaagaaagaaacaatcATCAGTTTGTTCATAGTGCAGCTTCTAGAGATGCCACATCCAGGCCGGCTTTATCTTACCATGTTTCTCCTCCACAAATGCTGCCTCCTCATAATGAGAGTTTTCACAATTAACATACAGGGAACGCAGGCCAAGGCAATTACCACCAAGAGTGATTGAACCGCCATCTGCATAATCAAGgacggagagaggaggacattaAAGAGGAAATTAGCTCTTTGTAATGAGTTCAGGATAAATTAATGGAAGGATGTAACTAACAAGAGGATCTGACCTGTCCCCTGTACAGAGGTTTGCTCATGGGGTCGCTGTAGTTGAAGAGGAACATGTTTATAAAGGCGATGAGGAGACTGGGAGCATCCCTGGATGACTTTGCATCAAATGACAACCACTTATAGAAGATGAGGATGGCAAGGTAGCCGAACAGACTGGCCATGAAGACGATCTCGGGGATGAATCCTAAGTAGATATTCAGTGGCTTCTGGAAATACCTGTGGAGAACCGCAAACAATCAGTATGCAAAGGAGGAGTGCAAAGAAAAGATTATTAAACATATATATGGATGAAAATCTCACAGGTGGTTGAAGAGactgaggctgactccaaacaGCATGTGGATGACTCCCAGGATGACGGACATCTTCATTTTGAATGAGTTCAGGAACGTGAGCTTGTTGGTGGCAATGTTCCATATCTGAGAGACAAGaaggggaaagaaaaacatcactttaaaaCTCTTTGGTAATGAAGATATTTGCATCAAACATGGACTACATTTTTCTAATGACACTTAgctactagggatgtaaggatatatcccAAATTGGTAAAAAaccgatacaaataagggtggattaaaatcgattcaacatcaTTTGTATCAGGATataatttttaaacagtagaaggcgctatctgcattgtactctgcttgttcaacatcagtaagtctcttgcgctgctctcttgTCACTCGATGAGttgaggtgttttaagtttaaagcatgtttcgatgtgaatcagctgactgcacacagcggagacgctcagctgggggctgcagctgagtgacaggtctccacgagcgctttttttctctgctgctggactgattatgacccggttgcgctcccggctgacacctgactgcgTTCACATGCTCATTTTCTcagtaagaacgagtagacagaaaactggacactgagtacaaaatatgattctgttcagttgtcctgttgcagtaaattcACATGTTGTAGTCCGACTCTTTACTCTATCACCATGCGTCCACGGAGATTATCATAAGCcagctcctcacgttgatattcagcgtgtttaacattttgaacacctcaatatgatctgtagctgtttaataccgtcagtaatatacattgtgtcatgaaggaaaatttgatttagtgggaaaaaacgcatttggcattatttttgacatggaaaacgttcatgtttttaaatgattaaacgataattgatcgtttaCATTTCCAATGATCGATCAAGCAGAACACTTGAAATTAACacccctaatttaaagagatttaccttatttgttttaacatttaatactttaatttgggaatcgttcactttctaTTTCTCCACAACTGTTCTGAAATGTTCCAACAGGGTATTTTTGTGcggtcatttttagtttttttttgcaaggtgctgcaaaaaagtgtgcagttgttttatttgagttacaacataccttaaaggtgacatattccgctctttttcatcaaaatatattggtctaagaggtccccaaaacatgtatttaaagttaatgctcaaaaaaacactttgaaatcagattttggtatgcctgtaaaacccctctttttcagtcctgctcagaacggtctgttttctctctgaccacgcccccaggacgtggctctccagcacattgatctaatgtttacatgttggctgaatatacacggctgctcacagacctgcgttacttcaaccctctgaatttgatccagaatctgatcctgacggagaggcgcctgcagcaggacctttctgaatgattggtcacagatttagtgtttcttgttgttttatttgtcagtatgttgaagtgtgtcttggtacacagctacgaacatgtagctatgtggctatgctaactagcgctagcactttccatgaaaaatacaaatcatccactagatcttcaaatctgcagacgtggggagtaaaatcgacctttgtgtttattaagacagcctacaactagcatgcctccctcctaagctaaggtaatgaaaaatggaggaggggttgagttgtattttatacagtctatgagctgaacaagctccaagctctgacttcagttacagaccggatattgttgttatgtaacaaacaGACGGAAgactgaaacggcttgtttcacacacatttaaagaaaggtgaagaaatcagaacaggggcagaatggatttttttcattttcgggggggtttgtagacatgccagggaaacatatttcaggtagagaaccattaaaaagtcaatgttgcatgatatgtcacctttaaaaatgaaaaagggttactttgtttacaaagaaaataaaagagaaaaaatctgtatatatattgcaactgtccatatctgagaattgaaataaaataatagttatttaaattttgagttcaatacagttttcttgaaaatcgttaacAGAATCATGAGTGAATCATATCGTGAACCAAAATCAGGATTCTAATgaaatcgtgggttgagtgttaCATCCCTATTAGTCACAGTAAGCATGGCTATATGAGCATGTTTGTGTTAGTTCTACCTTATCCTGCTCTATCTAGTTCCAAGATATGGCCTGAAAGCATGCAATGGGTACCGCTAAAGCTAGATCacaaaaagcattaaaaatacagaacacaaagaaaatattcACCGGATCGATTCCAATGGGGTACGGCCCTTTGAACACTCCATCTACCGCTGGGTCCAACTGCAGAACTTTACTAGTAGTAAGTGTATCAAACCTGAAAGGCATGAGAACACCAAAGACATGTGTGAATTAGAATTGTGCCAGCTACAGAGCTTACAGGGTTCAAGCTCCAGTCAGTGATGACACTTACGTCCAGTTGCCTCCTACTCGACTATCAAACATTGGCCTGACACTCCACCCGGACCCGAATGCGTTGAGGGACTTGGAGAAGCAGTCGTTGTAGATGATCCCCGTGTAAATTGAAAAAATTCCCATCAGCAGAATGATGTAGCGCCCCGCAAACACCATGCTAAACATCTGCCGCAAAAACAGAGTCATGAGAAATGAGTTAAAATCTGAAATCTGCACGTCTGATAACAATCTGCAGATTACAAAGCACTGTGCAGCTTTGGAGCTGGTGTATCATAAGTGGGGATGATGGGATGACAATGATTGGATCCATACCTCATTATCGTTCTTTTGTGCcatgagccggctctctctcaacACAAGGTAGAGGGCAGCACACGTCATGAGCACCCCATGGCCCAGGTCCCCAAACATAACAGCGAATAGAAAGGGGAAGGTGATGATGGTGTATGGCGCTGGAGTCAAGGAGGTGGGGAGGCAGGCAACACATGAGGGGTGGGCGGTGCGACAGATGAAACAACATATGAGTGAAACGTCACATTACACAACACATCCTGATGTGGTGAGAATGTGTGATGAGGCAGAGAGTCTTTCAATGACTGTATCTCAAGGCAGCTGGGTACACAGACTTTTCATCTTAAAGATACAGGAGAACActgctggtgtgtgtgatgCCTGACAGAAGTCCAAGTCTGAGGGATGTATAGAGGGAGGTGTGTTTACCTGGGTTGATCTCACGGTAGTTGCCAATTCCATAGGCATCCACAATGTTTTGGAAGCCTGAAGTGAACTTGTTTGTCTTGTTGTAGGTAGGTGGGGTTTGCTTTGTCTGCATCCTGTTGAGGATGGAAGGCACGGTAGAGCCGCTCTTCTCCTGAGATATCAAGACATGTGATTATGATACATGTTAGTTAACCTCACAGCCCTTTATTTCTTTGATATTTTTTCTCCTCTACTCTTCTAGTCTAATTTTAATAAGCTGCTAAAAATTGTTACGAAAAATTCAATCTACATTCAACACCTCAGTGTACTTTATAGCAATAAATGCGAGGCTATGTCTGAACAAAACTAACTtgatgtcagattttttttccttcaacatGTCCCCCCCTGTGCTCGCTCACTCACCGTCCCCCTTCGCAGAGCGAACTGGATGGagtccagatcagagacagGACACCACACCTCAGCGATCAGACACTTCTGAGTGACGTCGATGTTGCAGAGGTTGAGGGTGTGGTAGATGGCCTTCATCTTCCTCACCTTGATGAACCACACTCTGACTGTCTTGGCCGCAGCCTGCAGGACTCTCTGCCTGTGATCCTCTGTCTGGTTCAGGACCTTTGGGACGTACGAGAGAAGAAGTAGCAGTGAGGGTTGTTATGATGAAATCTTATACATGCCAGaatttagggatgcaccgaaaacagaatgttgtgatgacgcaagcaaagcCAGCGGCCAGTacacgcttgtctggataagggccaacatgtctgcatccattattcctttaattgcagcactaaagcatcttctaagcaaagaggttgagacggaccacagagtgaaaacaatgaaaagtacactcttagagtctgtcagcacaggtttcactgagatctattcggatcctctgcacttcatcgcgactgtatttgatctgtgttataaagatcattacttggatgtgggaataaagcagcgcgcacaagaaatgatccaggccacaatggatgcggagaacccgcttggagacgaaGAGGTGCacaaaaggactcgtctctctgaaccagatgaggagCATACTCCcttgttgtctgatatgttcaaagagatccttgattttagtgaggttagtacacagtcacaggagaccggggacagttgtaacattttggacatttctgtctataactttgagctcttttaatccagtgtgttcaaactgctataaaaactagctgcaactaaactgagcatgtgcagagtgaatcaggtgATTTCTTACTTGTTCCTGATTAGAGCAAGTGCaagtgttacaactgtccccggtctccctactaataactGGCATAAAAATTTCTTTCAGTGCTTCGGTTTTCGGTATCTGCCAAGAATTTtaatttcggtgcatccctaccagTATTAGATGTGTTATGTAAGGTCTTATTATCCATTTCTGAATCATTCCtactttgttattttgtgttatctgtctcatgttttttgttcttgACTCTTAAAAGTAAATTTCAAAAATATGGGATCTTGTCAACGACAATAGGAGAAGGCCTAGAGATCAACAAGAAACCTAGAGATAGCTTCAAGGGATCAGGATATTCATTCAGAGGGATTACTTCTGCTGACATTAGAGAGCAGTAAGTCAACAAATTGAGGTTTCCCAACAGGGACGTATCAGATTCATGTATGCTGCTATATGACTCAGATTCAGAGCTCGGTCCCATGATCAGCAAATAGAAGGATACTTAAGCTCTGTGCTGTCTGACTACAGGCACAGTCTCAGCCTGCAGTAGGAAGGCTTAATGGCCCACACTTTGCTTATTGCTAACCAAATAGCTTGACATTCTTTCTCACCAATGCAGCTCTGTCATACAGCTCTCAATTCCACATAGCAACAAACATATCAACCCAATCAGAGGGAAGCAGTTTCCTTTTTTACACGAGGCTCTGAGAGGATATCGATAAATTTGTCATGCAAGAATCGTGTCAGATATCAAGAATCCGTCGTGTGCACGCTGTTTGTGCAGCTGCAACTGTCAATGATGTGAAGGAGTGCATGACATTTGAACAAAACTGACACTACAGGCTGAGCGACTCAAGTGAAATTTGAGAGATTTACTTCTAACCGAGCAGTCGGGACCACGATAAATGTGATCTCTGGGATATTTGCAAAGCTAAAGGAAGCAGGTGTCTCCGGGGTGACACATGGAAAAAGAAGAGACGTCATCGGGGAGTGTTTCAACACTGcaggcagaaaaacaacagagacattcTGCCTCCTGATTTCAGCCACCTTCCAGTGCTAAGCTATTTCTGACACGGAGGATGTGAGGATTTGGAGGCAATTCCACACTAATATTAGGAAACTATAAAAGACGGAGCGACAGTTATTGCTTTGCTATATTGGAGTCACCTAAAGTTCATTTATATTCACCAACCATCCTCTCTAACATTCCTCAAGGACTCGAGTCACTCCCAGTCTGTATGTGAATGATGTCAGTAACTGGTAGAGCAAAGATCTGTTTTTATGAGCTGTTATTTCTGCAacctaatcaaataaaatgatacaCTCATCCGGCTCACAGACTGGAAGGACGCTGACAGTTACAGTGAAGAGCAGATTCACTTACTTCAGGACTTGTGCAACTTCCTGTAACAGTACATTAGAACAGTAGAAAAAAACCTCTTCCTGACCACCAAACAGAACAGAGCACTAAccagtttgagtgtgtttttgagCAAGTCAGCATTAAAAGTCAACACTGCGTGGGGTTTTTGTCCACAAGTGTATTTACCATTTGAAGATCCTCAATTCGTGCATTCACCCCTGCCAgcatttctttcctctcctggGGGGTTTCTGGACATGGGTACAGGGTGGCTCTGAACCTTAATGCGGGTAAAGAAGAACAGATTAGAATCTGTTTGCAAAGAGGACTTCATTTAATTGAACAAATGTTTGCCAGACACTAACCCCTCACAGATCTTCTTGACTCTGTTCTTGAGCTGGTCTCCCTggaagaagatgatgaagacaGACTTGTGGACTTGGTCGCCCTGTGGAAAGATTGCACATGTTTGCATTTGAGAGAACTGAAACAGGCCCTACGTCAACATCACAAACTTGTATTATAGGAGGTGGTTTTAATGGACAGCTAAGTAGTTCTGACCGTTGTCGGGTCCTCCAGAGGATCCTCAATGTCTGCCTGCCTCAGGAAAACGTTCCCTCTGCAAACTCTCCACAGCATCCTCTCAAATGTGGGAATACGTTCCCTGCCAATTACTCCAGCCACAAATCTGCAACACAGTTGTTGTTAGGGACTTAGTTTTAATTAGGTAAGAAAATTTAAAGGCAAGGACCTTGGTACATAAACACAGAAAGTACCTTTCATAAAGTTCTGTGCATTTGTTTTTCAAGCATCTTGTATATAAGAAGTGGTTTCATAGCCTGATCTTATTCTATGATTCTAGGTATTGTATGTTTAAAAGCCTTGGTCATAACATCTGcttataaacacattaaacaggAGGGAGATAACGTATGCTTCAGGTCAAAGGATCATGTGATATTTTCATTACATCATCAGGCTGGatatatttttctctctccaacAAATCACTGATCACACAGTTTGACTGGATATCTACAGTAACACGAGATTTCCTCTGCAGGTGACCTTTGACGCCTGACTAAGCTGTGCAGTCTGAGCTACTGTGCGTGCGAGCTGATTGGCCGGTTGTAACACTCTTTCAGTCACAGATGGCTGAAGTGCACGGAAAGGAGAAAAGCTTAATCCCTCTGAATTAGAGGAAAGACCGCAAAACCAGACTCACCCCAGTCTGAGAGGAGCCCCTCTGTTTACCTCACTGGGGTCGATGAGGTTGGACGATTCCTCCAGTAAACTGGGATCCTCCATCTGTAAGAGTCAGGTACAGACACTTCATCAGCTACAGAACTCATCACTGTGAAACTGGTTAACACTATTTCAACACAGCTTCTGAGGCATTGCATTTATGTGAATGTTCAGATCAGGACAAGAGGAAGACAGCAGAGTGAGTTAATGATTCTACATGTAAGTGCTTGGCTAAATGATTCACTCAATTAAAGCTCACAACAACTCATAAACATGTCTTAACACCCTCAGTTAAGACAGTTCTGTTTGTAGAGGCAATGAAGTGGAAATGATGTCGGGCAAGGCTGGGCGGGCTGGGCTCTGCACCACAGAGCAAGGAGCAGACTGGATTAAATCTGTAACATTACTGTGTAACAGTGAATTTAAGGCTTATTAGCTAATGTGAACAGCTTGTGTAAGACCGCCGAGGCCATGTGAGTAACTACAAACGATCACGAGTGAAACACCTTTTGTCAAATCAAGCGGGATAAGTGCTCCTTTGTGTGTGCGTGATCAGTGCAGACCGCTTATCAGCAGAATCTGTATCATGCCAATACAAACCAGTAGCAGCTAAATTTAGACTCCACTCTTTCTCCTCCATTTCAACTGTGAGTAAATGGTAGAGAATAAAATGGACAAAGAcgcataaataaaaataaaatgtgtaaccGTGTTTCCAGAGAGGCTGATGCTGTATGAAAAGTCTTCAGCTGTGTTCAGGTTTTCAGATTATGCAGCTATGGTTATAAAAAAGTGTGATACAAAAGTTGAGCTTCTCCTGAAACTCCTCAGCTCATTCGTTCTGCACGGTCTTTCCTCATAGTTAAGCTGACCTCATCA is part of the Notolabrus celidotus isolate fNotCel1 chromosome 20, fNotCel1.pri, whole genome shotgun sequence genome and harbors:
- the atp6v0a1a gene encoding V-type proton ATPase 116 kDa subunit a isoform X1; the encoded protein is MGELFRSEEMTLAQLFLQSEAAYCCVSELGEIGMVQFRDLNPDVNVFQRKFVNEVRRCEEMDRKLRFVEKEIKKANLPMVDTGENPEVPFPRDMIDLEATFEKLENELKEINTNQEALKKNFLELTELKHILRRTQQFFDEMEDPSLLEESSNLIDPSEVNRGAPLRLGFVAGVIGRERIPTFERMLWRVCRGNVFLRQADIEDPLEDPTTGDQVHKSVFIIFFQGDQLKNRVKKICEGFRATLYPCPETPQERKEMLAGVNARIEDLQMVLNQTEDHRQRVLQAAAKTVRVWFIKVRKMKAIYHTLNLCNIDVTQKCLIAEVWCPVSDLDSIQFALRRGTEKSGSTVPSILNRMQTKQTPPTYNKTNKFTSGFQNIVDAYGIGNYREINPAPYTIITFPFLFAVMFGDLGHGVLMTCAALYLVLRESRLMAQKNDNEMFSMVFAGRYIILLMGIFSIYTGIIYNDCFSKSLNAFGSGWSVRPMFDSRVGGNWTFDTLTTSKVLQLDPAVDGVFKGPYPIGIDPIWNIATNKLTFLNSFKMKMSVILGVIHMLFGVSLSLFNHLYFQKPLNIYLGFIPEIVFMASLFGYLAILIFYKWLSFDAKSSRDAPSLLIAFINMFLFNYSDPMSKPLYRGQMAVQSLLVVIALACVPCMLIVKTLIMRRQHLWRRNMGTQNFGGIRVGNGPTEDEAEIIQHDQLSQHSEEEPERCLLSPALKAREEEEFNFGDVAVHQAIHTIEYCLGCISNTASYLRLWALSLAHAQLSEVLWSMVMHIGLSTTSKLGGFILVAVVFYFFAVLTVAILLIMEGLSAFLHALRLHWVEFQNKFYTGQGFKFLPFTFESILDGRFED
- the atp6v0a1a gene encoding V-type proton ATPase 116 kDa subunit a isoform X3, which translates into the protein MGELFRSEEMTLAQLFLQSEAAYCCVSELGEIGMVQFRDLNPDVNVFQRKFVNEVRRCEEMDRKLRFVEKEIKKANLPMVDTGENPEVPFPRDMIDLEATFEKLENELKEINTNQEALKKNFLELTELKHILRRTQQFFDEMEDPSLLEESSNLIDPSEVNRGAPLRLGFVAGVIGRERIPTFERMLWRVCRGNVFLRQADIEDPLEDPTTGDQVHKSVFIIFFQGDQLKNRVKKICEGFRATLYPCPETPQERKEMLAGVNARIEDLQMVLNQTEDHRQRVLQAAAKTVRVWFIKVRKMKAIYHTLNLCNIDVTQKCLIAEVWCPVSDLDSIQFALRRGTEKSGSTVPSILNRMQTKQTPPTYNKTNKFTSGFQNIVDAYGIGNYREINPAPYTIITFPFLFAVMFGDLGHGVLMTCAALYLVLRESRLMAQKNDNEMFSMVFAGRYIILLMGIFSIYTGIIYNDCFSKSLNAFGSGWSVRPMFDSRVGGNWTFDTLTTSKVLQLDPAVDGVFKGPYPIGIDPIWNIATNKLTFLNSFKMKMSVILGVIHMLFGVSLSLFNHLYFQKPLNIYLGFIPEIVFMASLFGYLAILIFYKWLSFDAKSSRDAPSLLIAFINMFLFNYSDPMSKPLYRGQMAVQSLLVVIALACVPCMLIVKTLIMRRQHLWRRNMGTQNFGGIRVGNGPTEDEAEIIQHDQLSQHSEEEPEFNFGDVAVHQAIHTIEYCLGCISNTASYLRLWALSLAHAQLSEVLWSMVMHIGLSTTSKLGGFILVAVVFYFFAVLTVAILLIMEGLSAFLHALRLHWVEFQNKFYTGQGFKFLPFTFESILDGRFED
- the atp6v0a1a gene encoding V-type proton ATPase 116 kDa subunit a isoform X2, with protein sequence MGELFRSEEMTLAQLFLQSEAAYCCVSELGEIGMVQFRDLNPDVNVFQRKFVNEVRRCEEMDRKLRFVEKEIKKANLPMVDTGENPEVPFPRDMIDLEATFEKLENELKEINTNQEALKKNFLELTELKHILRRTQQFFDEMEDPSLLEESSNLIDPSEVNRGAPLRLGFVAGVIGRERIPTFERMLWRVCRGNVFLRQADIEDPLEDPTTGDQVHKSVFIIFFQGDQLKNRVKKICEGFRATLYPCPETPQERKEMLAGVNARIEDLQMVLNQTEDHRQRVLQAAAKTVRVWFIKVRKMKAIYHTLNLCNIDVTQKCLIAEVWCPVSDLDSIQFALRRGTEKSGSTVPSILNRMQTKQTPPTYNKTNKFTSGFQNIVDAYGIGNYREINPAPYTIITFPFLFAVMFGDLGHGVLMTCAALYLVLRESRLMAQKNDNEMFSMVFAGRYIILLMGIFSIYTGIIYNDCFSKSLNAFGSGWSVRPMFDSRVGGNWTFDTLTTSKVLQLDPAVDGVFKGPYPIGIDPIWNIATNKLTFLNSFKMKMSVILGVIHMLFGVSLSLFNHLYFQKPLNIYLGFIPEIVFMASLFGYLAILIFYKWLSFDAKSSRDAPSLLIAFINMFLFNYSDPMSKPLYRGQMAVQSLLVVIALACVPCMLIVKTLIMRRQHLWRRNMGTQNFGGIRVGNGPTEDEAEIIQHDQLSQHSEEEPEAREEEEFNFGDVAVHQAIHTIEYCLGCISNTASYLRLWALSLAHAQLSEVLWSMVMHIGLSTTSKLGGFILVAVVFYFFAVLTVAILLIMEGLSAFLHALRLHWVEFQNKFYTGQGFKFLPFTFESILDGRFED